ACAGTTAACCGCCGCTAGCTCTGTTAGACTGTTCCAACCACTTTTCGTGTTGCCGTGACCAACGTATCGAACATAACGAGCTTGAACGGCAGGCTCAAACTGAAAACGCTCTAGACCAATCGCTTTACCTGAGCTCATTTGGTTCTCTAGTACCGTTGTCCAGTTTTCACCATCAACACTCACTTGGATATCAAATATCGATTGGCGCTCATTACCTTTGCTAAATGCTGCCTGAACAGCGTCAAACTCTTGCACAGAGCCGTAGTCCAGCATTGCCCACTCACCGTCACCCGCTGATGACCAACGTGTTGTTAGGTCTTGGTCGAATAGACGATCTGGCCCATTGCCATCGTGACTGCTCGCGGTAATCGCAACAGGAGTCAGAAGTGCTTCACCCGTTTCTTTGTTATTAGGAAACTCGACCGTTGGTTCGCTCGTGCTGGCACAACCAACCGCAAGTAAGACAGAGGAGGCTAGTAAGGTTTTTATAGTAATTTGTTTCATATTCAATCCATGGTTTGACTACAAAAGGCAGCATTTGTACTTGAAAACAACATTCGCAATCAGGTTGTATTGGTTCGTTCAACCAACCCTGCTTTCGATGAAACAAAATATTACATAATTTAATAATACAATTGAAAGGATGCGTGAAATATATGAGATGGAGGCCACTATTTGGTTCATTCATATACCAACCAGATCACAGTTTTGTCATATTTTAGGAAGATAAGTGTGATCTAGATTGATTAACAAATGGGGGTATTTCCGCAGCAGGGCGGTTTTGCATAGGCTATGCATGACCCAACTTGATTACTGAGACACTCATGTTAAACATTGCTTTATTGAACGGCGACATTACTCAAGCCGAAGTTGACGCTATTGTAAATGCTGCAAACCCCAAAATGCTGGGTGGTGGCGGTGTTGATGGTGCCATTCATCGTGCTGCTGGCCCTGCTCTGCTTCGAGCCTGTTTCGATGTTGAAGAGAACAATGGAAAACGTTGTGGCTGGGGCGATGCAAAAATCACCAGCGCAGGAGAATTAAATGCTAAATATGTTATCCATGCCGTCGGGCCGATCTATCATCAGTTCTGTGATCCCAAAGCGGTTTTACAATCTGCATACCGCCAAGCATTAAACCTTGCGTTAGAAAACAACTGTGAGAGTGTGGCACTCCCTGCAATATCATGTGGAGCTTATGGCTATCCTCAGCCAGAAGCGGCTCAAGTCGCACTCTCTGTTTGTAGTGAGCAGAAATACAAAGGAATGCAGCTGACGTTTTACCTATTTGGTGAAGATATGCTAGAGACTTGGCAGAGTGAACTCGATAAGATTAAAGAGTAACCTAAGTCTTCACAGCGTATCGCTCAGTGATATCGCTGTTGTCGCGATGGCTTGCTTTGACTTTATCAGTCCGCAAAAAACTCTACTCACTAAACCCTGACTTTAACCACTGCTTAAACTTCAATACTTTGTATTGATGCTCACGTGAGTGATTCACAATAACATAGTGATGGCTCTGACTTTTCAAGCGGGTGGGATGGGCAACGATGAGATCTCCAGCTTTAATCGCATCCTCAACTAAAATGCTCTTAGCAAGCAACATCCCTAATCCTTGGCAGGCAGCTTCCATCGAGTTCTGAGTGTTATCAAATTCTATTTCAGGCTGAGTAAACGGCATCCCAGCGTTATGAAGATTAAACCATTCACGCCAACCTTCGCTATATCCCATGGTGGCTAGCTTAGGGTAGTTGGCAATAGTCTCTATCGATTGGCTGAAATCATGCTGACGCATAAAGCTTGGGCTCGCAACGAGAACCCACTCTTCTCGCTGTGTAATTCGCTCAAAATCACGGCCTTGCCAGTTTCCGTAGCCATTGATAATTTCGATATCAACGCTTTCACTGGCATCAGGGAACAGATTTACCGTGGAATAAAACTTTAGTTTTATATTAGGCTGTTGGCGACGAAAATCCGCCAACCTCGCCATTAACCAAGCACCACAAAAACTTTGCGAAATACGTATCGTTAGAACGTGGTCAACCTTGTTTCCGAAAAGATTTTGCGTACCAATCTGCAGGTTATGGAATGTTTCAGTCAACAAAGGCAAATACAACATGGCTGACTCTGTTAGCTCTAACTGCCCTCCTTTGCGGACAAAGAGCTGATCATTAAGAAAAGTCTCTAAGACCTTTATTTGTTGGGAGACTGCCCCTCTACTGACATGCAACTCCTCTGCCGCTCGTGACACACTAAGGTGACGAGCGGTTGATTCAAAGGCTTTAAGAGCAGTAAAAGGAGGCAAGGCATTCAGTGCCGCTTTTTCTATTTTAATCATCGTTCTAGGCCTATTCCCTATAAGCTCTGTCAACTGACGGCTTAGCTCGCCTGACTTCCTTCTATGCTATTGAAAACACAATCATCATTCGCTAGTTCACCAATATGCACTACCCGCGTACATACTTGGTGCAGCATAGAGATATCGTGACTAATCAACACCGTAGCACATCCTAGCTGTGAGACTTGTTCAAAAAATAAATTCATTGTGTTGTACCCCACTAAAGGGTCTAAACGCGAGGTAGGCTCATCAGCAACGATCAGTTTTGGCTGCATCATGAGTGCGCGTAGCATAGCAAACCGCTGCAACTCGCCACCCGAAACCTGAGCGGGCTTGCGCTCAAGCAAAGCCTCATTGAGCTTTAACTGAGTAAGCAAGGCAGGAACTCTACTCTGATCTAGCCCATGCAAGCGACATAAATCCAAAAGATTCTTACCCAACGTCAGTGTGCTAGGAAATGCCGCTGGTGGATCTTGATAGAGCTTCAATGCCTTACCTTTTACTAGTGAGCTGTCGCGCCACACTTGGCCACTATCTGCATTGGTTAAGCCAAGCAAGATGTCTGCTAACGTCGATTTTCCAGCCCCGCTGTCACCACTAATTCCGACAATCTCACCGGAAGATATAGTGAAGCCTAAATCGCTAAATAACTGCTTTCCGCCACGTTGCTTTGACAAATTAGTCGCTTTGATAAGCGCTTTCGTTGGCTTTTTCTCTGGTTGCTTGAGGTGGCTATGTTCAAGGTGTTTGGCGTGGTAGTGAGCTTGATGAGCGTCAAGCAACTGCTGGGCATACTCTGACTGAGGCTGGCTTAATATCTCATTACTTTCACCCCGCTCAACGATGACACCATGACGCATAACAATCACTTCTCCACCGATTGCTTTTGCTACGTCGATATCGTGAGTGATGGTCAGCAGTGCCTTATTGTCTCCATGCTGTTTGAGCAGCTGGGTAACCTGTTGTGCTCGGTCACGATCGAGGCCCTTAGTGGGTTCGTCAGCAATTAGAATCTCACCTCCCGCTGCGGTAGCACACACATAAGCCGCTCGTTGTGCCATGCCGCCGGAGAGCTGGGCTGGCACTTTATCGCCATCACGATGGATACCAAGCTTAGTGAGTTGACGCTCGACTCTTGTCTTAGCGTGTTCTTTCTCATGATTAGAAACTAGGGTCTCAACCAAACCAATCTGTTTTTCAATTAGCATAATGGGGTCTAACGATAGCCACGGCTCTTGTGGCAACATTGCTACCTTTTTGCCCCACAGCGATTCGATGTAAGCCTGATCTTTTACATCCTTACCATACACTCGCACCGAGCCTTTTGATTCAAGCCCCTTAGGTATTACGCCCATTATCGCCTGAGCCAGAATACTTTTGCCCGAACCCGTCTCACCAAGAATCGTGACTGGCTTACCCAGTGCTAAGGATACTGACAAGTCATCAACGATTAACGCGGATTTAGACCAGATTGACAGTGATTGTATCTCGACAACAAAATTAGACACGTTCGACTCCCGCAATCAAATGAAAACTTAACACAAGCAATACAACAGCAAAGAGTGGCTGCAACAGAACCCATGCAGCATCGCTGTAGTATGGAAACAGCTCTACCATCATTAATCCAAGTTCAGCATGAGGCGGCTTGAGACCCACATAAACAAAACCAATAGAAGCTAACGCTAGTACCGAGTTACCAGCGCCAAAGCACGCTAAAGTAAACACATCTTTACGGAAACTTGGCCATAAGTGGTTGCGAAAAATATACCAACGACCAAACCCATACAGTTGGGCAGCTTCGATCTCTGGAGTGTTAACCAATGCCATCGTTCGAGCACGAATCACTCGGAAATACTCGACCCAGAGCACCATTGATATGGCAACATAAAGAATAAAGAAAGAGCCTGGGACTAAAGCGCCCAAAAGCAACACCAAGATCAACCCGGGTAATGCAAGCAGAACATTGACGACGAATGATAAAGCAGAGTCTACCCAGCCCTGATACCAACCTGCTAAGACACCAAGCAGCACACCAAGAGATGCAGAGGTGACAACACAAAACAGTGCCATCAATAACGAGGTTTGCAAGGCGCTCGACAGGCGTGCAAGGTTACTACGACCAAACTGGTCAGTACCAAGTGGTTCAGCCAACGATGGTACTGAGAATACAGCATCAAGGTTTTGCAATGCCGGATCGCCTCCCCATAGCAGTACTTCTAGAGAAATAAATACTATTACACTGACAATGATGGCCAAACCAAATCGTTGTGAAAGCGCTAATTTGTTCATGCTAGTGCCTCTTCACGTTGTCTTGGATCAAGCGCATAGCCAAGTAGGTCAACCAGCGTATTCAACATCACGAAGATTAAACCCATAGTGAGTGCAGATCCCTGAATCATAGGTACATCACGACCAAAAATCGCGTGCGCTAAAGCATGCCCGATCCCCGGCCAAGAAAAGAGCGATTCAATCATCACGATTCCCTCAATCAAGCCGACAGCCTGGATACCAACAAAAGCGAGTACGGGTAAGGCAATATTGGGCTGAGCATGATGAGTGAAAGCTTGATCCTCAGTTAGACCTTTATAGCGAGCAAAGCGGTAGTAGGCTGAGTTTACGACATCAAAGGTCGAGTTACGGATCATTCGACTCGAAAGTGCAGCCATGGCAAGCGCCAAAGAGAGAGCTGGTAAAATGACATATTCACTGCTGCCGAATCCTGCAACAGGGAATAATTTCAGTTTGAGGGCAAACACTAATACCATCACTAAGCCAATAACGAAGACAGGCTGAGCACGAACTAGAATCGCAAACACTAGAGAGGCTTTATCCCCTTTAGAGCCCGCGTTTCGGCCGGCATAGAGCCCTAAAGGAATCGCAATAATCAGAGAGAAGAAGCTGGCAAATAGGGCCAGTTTCAAAGAATGCCCAAGCTGGTGATACAGTTCTTGAGTTACAGGATTGCCACTAACGAGTGACTCACCTAGATTAAATTGGACAAGGTTGACCAACCATTCAAAATATTGAACGATTGCAGGGCGGTCTAAGCCTAGCTCAGCCGTCACAGCCTCTGCTGCAGCCTGATTGACATAGTCGTAACCATAGCGTCCAGCGGCGATACGATAAGCAAAGTCCCCTGGTAACAAGCGCATTAAGATAAAGGTTAAGGTTCCTACCGCCCAGGCTACCAAACCTGCCTGCCCCAGTCGACGCAATAAAATATTAATCAGCAAAAGACATCTCCGATGCACGGTAGTTGTTTTCAAATGGGTCGAACACAAAGTTATTAACCCGCTTATTCACCGCGACCTGCTGGGTGTAAAAAACAACCGGGATCAATGGCATCTCTTGTGCGAGGATTGCTGCTGCTTGTTGAGATAGAGACGTATAATCTTTCCCTTGCGCTGTCATCATTTGAGCAAACATGTCGTTAAGACTCGCTGATGACCAGTTCATATGGCCCCAATCACTCCCTTTATGGCTCGCCGTATCTTCTAGTAAAATCGCTAACGGGTCAGCAATCGTACCAAAGTTACGTGCCACCAGCGCAAGCTCTAAGCTGCCATCATGATGCCTTGCTGGGATCGCACTAGAGTTATCAACGCTGATA
This genomic interval from Vibrio agarivorans contains the following:
- a CDS encoding macro domain-containing protein; translation: MLNIALLNGDITQAEVDAIVNAANPKMLGGGGVDGAIHRAAGPALLRACFDVEENNGKRCGWGDAKITSAGELNAKYVIHAVGPIYHQFCDPKAVLQSAYRQALNLALENNCESVALPAISCGAYGYPQPEAAQVALSVCSEQKYKGMQLTFYLFGEDMLETWQSELDKIKE
- a CDS encoding LysR substrate-binding domain-containing protein, whose protein sequence is MIKIEKAALNALPPFTALKAFESTARHLSVSRAAEELHVSRGAVSQQIKVLETFLNDQLFVRKGGQLELTESAMLYLPLLTETFHNLQIGTQNLFGNKVDHVLTIRISQSFCGAWLMARLADFRRQQPNIKLKFYSTVNLFPDASESVDIEIINGYGNWQGRDFERITQREEWVLVASPSFMRQHDFSQSIETIANYPKLATMGYSEGWREWFNLHNAGMPFTQPEIEFDNTQNSMEAACQGLGMLLAKSILVEDAIKAGDLIVAHPTRLKSQSHHYVIVNHSREHQYKVLKFKQWLKSGFSE
- a CDS encoding ABC transporter ATP-binding protein — protein: MSNFVVEIQSLSIWSKSALIVDDLSVSLALGKPVTILGETGSGKSILAQAIMGVIPKGLESKGSVRVYGKDVKDQAYIESLWGKKVAMLPQEPWLSLDPIMLIEKQIGLVETLVSNHEKEHAKTRVERQLTKLGIHRDGDKVPAQLSGGMAQRAAYVCATAAGGEILIADEPTKGLDRDRAQQVTQLLKQHGDNKALLTITHDIDVAKAIGGEVIVMRHGVIVERGESNEILSQPQSEYAQQLLDAHQAHYHAKHLEHSHLKQPEKKPTKALIKATNLSKQRGGKQLFSDLGFTISSGEIVGISGDSGAGKSTLADILLGLTNADSGQVWRDSSLVKGKALKLYQDPPAAFPSTLTLGKNLLDLCRLHGLDQSRVPALLTQLKLNEALLERKPAQVSGGELQRFAMLRALMMQPKLIVADEPTSRLDPLVGYNTMNLFFEQVSQLGCATVLISHDISMLHQVCTRVVHIGELANDDCVFNSIEGSQAS
- a CDS encoding ABC transporter permease, translating into MNKLALSQRFGLAIIVSVIVFISLEVLLWGGDPALQNLDAVFSVPSLAEPLGTDQFGRSNLARLSSALQTSLLMALFCVVTSASLGVLLGVLAGWYQGWVDSALSFVVNVLLALPGLILVLLLGALVPGSFFILYVAISMVLWVEYFRVIRARTMALVNTPEIEAAQLYGFGRWYIFRNHLWPSFRKDVFTLACFGAGNSVLALASIGFVYVGLKPPHAELGLMMVELFPYYSDAAWVLLQPLFAVVLLVLSFHLIAGVERV
- a CDS encoding ABC transporter permease; translation: MINILLRRLGQAGLVAWAVGTLTFILMRLLPGDFAYRIAAGRYGYDYVNQAAAEAVTAELGLDRPAIVQYFEWLVNLVQFNLGESLVSGNPVTQELYHQLGHSLKLALFASFFSLIIAIPLGLYAGRNAGSKGDKASLVFAILVRAQPVFVIGLVMVLVFALKLKLFPVAGFGSSEYVILPALSLALAMAALSSRMIRNSTFDVVNSAYYRFARYKGLTEDQAFTHHAQPNIALPVLAFVGIQAVGLIEGIVMIESLFSWPGIGHALAHAIFGRDVPMIQGSALTMGLIFVMLNTLVDLLGYALDPRQREEALA